TGCATTCTATATAATATATCGGCATTTTTGAGAGGAAACCTTAAGAGGCTTTTTTTGCGAAAAATATTTTCTTATTTTCCAGGAAGGCTTGATAATATAGCCTTTATAACTTCACCGAGAATTGCTAGATAATTATTCCTAAAATAATAAGGAATAAAAAAGAAATTAGGGCAAGAAACCAGTTAAGATAGAGAAGGATGCCTGTAAAAATAAAAAGTAACTATTTCCATCTGAAGTGAGACAGCAGGCAACGAAGCAATATTTCCTGTTTCAATCCATTTAGAAAGTGAATGGGTTATTGTAGTAATGGGATCAATCTTGCGAAGATGCAGGGTTCTGAATATTGACATCAGTATTGCCTTAAGTATCAGCACCTTGCTGGGAACGGTTACAATAGGAGTTCTTTCTCATAATTACTGCTGGCCTTATTTGCCTTTCAGCATGGTTGTTGTCAGCACTCACTTCAGGATGGGCTACAAAGGTAAAGATTTCGTCTTTGTATTTCTTGAGCCGTTTAGCAATACGATTACAATCAGGATCTTTATATTCCTGACTGTAAATTATTGCAAGCCTCTGATATAGTCTGTCGCTCTTTGATTTATAGGTAGTAAGTTCTATCTCTTTCTGTTTGGCAGAAAGACGCATAGCATCTCTTAAGTAATCGCTTAAGCTTCTTCATAAACGCAATCCATCAAGACCCTTATTTTTGAGAGCTATTTTCTCTAACTCACCAAACAAGTGCACAATACACCTCTGTTTGGCCTAGGCCACTATCTTTCCGTATGCACCAAAGAAGTCACAAATCAGGATACCACCAAATACCTTGCCGAGCACCTTCTTAATCACTAGAGAACCCCTTGCTAAACATGTACTATTGTTTTGAATTTTCAATTTTAGTCATTTGAATTTGTTTTAAGATTTCGAATTTCGGATTTCATTTGTTCCATTAAAGCTAAACACATACAATTATTTTGTTGTCAAAAAACACTCAGTTGGCTAAAAGTGTTACGATTTGACAAATCTA
This is a stretch of genomic DNA from bacterium. It encodes these proteins:
- a CDS encoding transposase yields the protein MRLSAKQKEIELTTYKSKSDRLYQRLAIIYSQEYKDPDCNRIAKRLKKYKDEIFTFVAHPEVSADNNHAERQIRPAVIMRKNSYCNRSQQGADT